The following is a genomic window from Aphis gossypii isolate Hap1 unplaced genomic scaffold, ASM2018417v2 Contig00334_ERROPOS140289, whole genome shotgun sequence.
tgtttttatatttatcacgtGTGATATACaccttatgtatttttaaaatttcaaaacaatttttaaattatgataataatgatgttgtatttaaaagtacatattacAAAGATTTACTTTAGGTGATGACTGATTGCTAGACCCCCCCtcaaatacttaatttctaTTCTATCGTGTAATTCTTTtgcttttcaaaattattctgaattcaaatttcaaatatttcaaacacctacaataataaaaaataaaaaaataaattaaaattgtagaaaaGTCAACTCAAATACTTATTGTTCTATTCATTGTAACTAAtgccaattttaattttacttcataatacatattataatcgatcCTACTGTGGCGATTTGATATACACGGCCACCCGCGAACGCTCTAAATTTATTGCATTCTTTTTAAgagttattttttgattttttaatttgaattttgaaaattaaagctaTTCCTTTATCttatacgataaaatacatacgtctacgatttttttttaataccatattattacgattattattagtataatataaagtgtagTACTACAACGCGTTAATGgagtacattttgaatttttatgacatttgatatgttttatatagtttCCTACATATCAAAAACAACATCTGATATATTCTAACCTTTGACATTAGGAggtatgaaaattatgtatttaactttCGGACAtcgatttacataatatattatgatgactgatagctagacattcaactaccattttcactaaataaattttataatatgaaaaaaagaacCAGGCATGCGACGGAACACGGTATCagattgttcatattatactatattggcATTATAAACCTACTATTCACGCATTGTCCCCGATCCGACGCAGTCGGATTGCCTACGTGGTGGGTTTAATgaagtttaatttgatttttcccAATGATAACTGACAACTCGACTTGAATgctcataatatgttattcgactttatacttataatccTACAATACaaccagtggcgtatttaagatttttccgCCTATAGGCATTTTCCAATTCGCCGCCTCCCCCACCCCCTCAATCtttccaaaaattatttataaaacatatttaaatatacaatttattatattataatattatattaaaaaatatacattattaatgaacatcaaattacaaaaattaaaacttttaactttttcttcTACTTTTTTCCTCAGCAAATGCATCAATTAAATCATCGCAATTTAAAGTCGACAGTAAATCCgcttcaatattcaatatagcCAAACTATTGAGTTTTGTAGTACCCATAGTcgatcttaaataatttttgattcgtTTAAGACATGAAAAAGAACGCTCAGTAGTACAGTTAGAAATTggagtataaacatatattctAAGTGCAATATCTATATTAGGATACACGTCCGTAAGAGAATCTTCTCGTAATAACTTACACATTTGTAAAGgaaaaatgcaatttatttgtttatttgaagaTTCCAAATaggatttaaaatgtatacattctGTTGAAAATGCTTTTTCAATATCATCTTTGTAACATTCTTGTAACTTATTGgcatattctataatttccGAAACACTTAAAGAAATAAGCTTGTGGAGTACGATAAATTTAGTGTAGTAAAAATCATAAGCCTGTCGCCGTTTTTCTAATTCACTTGCTATTCGATTAATAAccacataaaatgtaaatattttaaacttttctcGGCCATTCATTGATGTATCAGTATCGCttttttcatcataaaataCTTTCCTCTTTTTAAAACGGGTCTTTGTATCTTGATATAATTCAATTCCTGACATAGTTTTTGCTTGTTCTTCAAAATAGTCAAAACTATCCCGAGTTTCTTGAATAAGATTAATAAGCGATGCATATAACTTTGAAGCTGTACCAATATCAATTGCAGTACCTTGTAAAGTTttgttagttatatttaactgATCTAATACATATGTCCAAAAAACGGTCAAAAATGCAGTTTCCAAAGATTGTAAACTTTTATATAGACCTTTGTCTTTGTTTCTGGTAATGCATTTttcgttttcattatttttaataagtaataatgagTTTATTATTTCTGACCATGATGCATTTAAAGCTCTACATGCATCCGCGCGAGCCGACCatctagttattaataaagatttaaGTGTGTATGAGTTTTGCTTCATATTGTCGTGTAAAGTATTCCATCTATGAGTAGATGCtgtgaaaaaattgtaaagttGTTGAATAAGTCCAAAAAATGAAGATGCATTACTACAAAATTCAGCGGCAGATGTTCCTACTAGATTTAAAGAGTGCGCAGAGCATGGTACAAAATAAGCTAAGGggcttaatgtttttattcggGCCTGCAAACCTGTATAAATGCCGGACATATTGCTGGCGTTATCATATGCCCGTCCTAGACAATTAGCAATATCAATGTTATaaacctttaaaatatttaaaatagcatCTACTAATTGTTCAGCTTTGTGTCCTGTATTAGGAGTGAAACATAGAAACGTTCAATAGGCTCGCCGTTGTACATATCTCACCATAAAAGAAAGTTGGTCTACATGAGAGATATCTGGGGTAGAATCTACGCTTATTGAAAAGTATTTAGATTTCACTAACtcttgtattatagtatttttcatttttttcgtaattaattgtataaactcATCACAAATACTGTGTGATAAATAAGAAGTTGTACCGCTTCCTTTATTACTAAAACGTGCAATATGATCTGCTAAAAATGAATCGAATTGAGCTAATAATTCTAAAGACATCATATAGTTTTCATTGTAATTAGAGccaaaaatagaattatgaCCACGTAACGGTAATCCACGAGAAGTTAGTGATTTTATTGTAGCAACTATCCTTTTTAAAACATTCCTccagtataatatagtctctTCCTGTAGTTGTAGTACTACACTGTTATCAATTTTTCCGAGTTCTTTACctcgtaattttaattttataattgaatttttattttcttggcTATTTTCATGCCAATTGAAACGCTGATTGGCATTTTTCCAGTCATTATAACCCTCTGTTACAAgttgaattttgtttaaacttttttcaaataaacgaACAGGCCCACAAAATACTACACCTTTACTTTTAGAATATACAAGCCATGAACGTAATGCGAATTCACCATTTAACATTTTCCTCTGAAATAACTGTtttgtcattatattttcGACCGGGATAAGAAAAATCATCGGATAGATTTTGATGTAAGCCATGTTTTGCTACATAGTTACGAAaagattcattttatttttattcgactTTATACTTATAGCTATTATCCTACAATACAACATTAGACCTTCGATGTCGGAGGCGCAGGCGGATTGTATTGTCAGATATAGATTTAGGATACACACTTAGGTACGTGATGTGATGATTGATACTTAGACACTCGACTACCATTTTcgcttaatacatttttttatatacaaaaagaaaGGGGAATGCAATGGGAaacggttaggttaggtttttgATAACACGATTTTCAACCGACCCCCTCGAAGGTTAGATTAGGACTCTCTCGGCTCCTTCCAAACCATCGGAGGTTAGGTTAACTAAAGTTGTGACTACTAgactttttacgatattttctttacagtccCGTCTCCAATCTAGGATACTCACTTAGAGCGAATATCACTTAGACCGAATTTCACTTAGACCGATTTTCACAGCAGAGCGAGGCACACCCGGCTAGCAGGCTGGCCTGCtagtcttatataataaagcgtGAATAATAGTTCGTTCACTAAGAAAAGAGTGCGCCTCGGTCGCCGTTTTTATACTCCATGGCCCGCCGCCGTCGTTATCGAAAACGGACGGTTCTCCAACAACGCCGTCTCGATATCGCGTTTTTCTTAGGTTAGGTTCGATTATTACGCGGGTTTTCG
Proteins encoded in this region:
- the LOC126553816 gene encoding uncharacterized protein LOC126553816, coding for MTKQLFQRKMLNGEFALRSWLVYSKSKGVVFCGPVRLFEKSLNKIQLVTEGYNDWKNANQRFNWHENSQENKNSIIKLKLRGKELGKIDNSVVLQLQEETILYWRNVLKRIVATIKSLTSRGLPLRGHNSIFGSNYNENYMMSLELLAQFDSFLADHIARFSNKGSGTTSYLSHSICDEFIQLITKKMKNTIIQELVKSKYFSISVDSTPDISHVDQLSFMVRYVQRRAY
- the LOC126553815 gene encoding 52 kDa repressor of the inhibitor of the protein kinase-like; this translates as MSGIYTGLQARIKTLSPLAYFVPCSAHSLNLVGTSAAEFCSNASSFFGLIQQLYNFFTASTHRWNTLHDNMKQNSYTLKSLLITRWSARADACRALNASWSEIINSLLLIKNNENEKCITRNKDKGLYKSLQSLETAFLTVFWTYVLDQLNITNKTLQGTAIDIGTASKLYASLINLIQETRDSFDYFEEQAKTMSGIELYQDTKTRFKKRKVFYDEKSDTDTSMNGREKFKIFTFYVVINRIASELEKRRQAYDFYYTKFIVLHKLISLSVSEIIEYANKLQECYKDDIEKAFSTECIHFKSYLESSNKQINCIFPLQMCKLLREDSLTDVYPNIDIALRIYVYTPISNCTTERSFSCLKRIKNYLRSTMGTTKLNSLAILNIEADLLSTLNCDDLIDAFAEEKSRRKS